In the Eptesicus fuscus isolate TK198812 chromosome 22, DD_ASM_mEF_20220401, whole genome shotgun sequence genome, AGGCCACAGCTACATACAACACTTTCTTTCTAGCAATTTCATGCAACAAATTGTCTTTATACGTCCTAAGCAAACTCAGTCAGAGGCACAAATTGCAtgaaattttaaagggaaaaaacagAGACTATGGACACACTGGCTGGCACACCAGAATAGGCAGTGAGTAACCTGACAGAGAGATGTGAGCTGggagccagctggtgtggctcagtggttgagcagtgaccaaGGACCTATGGTTCGAttgcctgtcagggcacatgcccaggttgtgggctctatccccagtgaggggcatgcaggaggcagccgatcagtgattctacCTCACAATGTTCTTCCACTTCCCTGACAGCGCTTCCTAAATGTATCACGCGTAGGAAACTGATCACAGTGCTGTATGTGCCCGTGGGTCAGGGTGGGCCTGAGCTCTCAAAtttctatgtgtgtgtctgtctgtacATGTAtttacatgtgtgtacatgtacagATAGGTATATACATGCATAATATGTACATGTCTACACATGCACCCATAGATAAATGTAGATGTGTGTATTCACACAAACATATTCTACATGTATAGGCTATACGCCTTGGGATTTTTTGCccttattttttgtttggttttataatattttaaaatttctttttatttttttaaatacattttttattgactttcgagaggaagggagatgaagagagaagtagaaacatccaggatgagagagaatcattgatccactcccttgtgcacgcccacactggggattgtgcccacaacctggacatgtgccccgacctggaatctaaccctgacctcctggttcataggtcgatgctcaatcactgagtcacgccggccgggcttcCAGTGATTGTttcagagagtagaagggagaaggagagacagagagagacaaacacaTCTATTGGTAGAGGTACGTGACCTGGACCGGAATGGGACCTGGAacctttctgtccacaggccgcTCTTcggtccactgagccaaaccagcgagggcaacacagtttaatttaatttaattttattttttaagttctagGGAATAAGTTTTATTGTGGCAGAAAGTGTCACACACGACTGAAGGTGGTACATTAGTCACTTCCCTCACCATCCTTCATTGGGTACAAGTGGGACAGGCTCCCTGCATTCTGGTTCCCCCACCACCTGCATGGCTTCCTAACACTGACCGTGGACATTGAACCCGACTGCTTCCGCGGACGCTCTGGTTCCCAACAGAactgtgcagaagcttctggGTCCCCTCATCGTCCATATCATCCACGCTCGGTCACCAGCCCTGACACATCGGCTCCATTTTCCTCACAATCTGGAAAAAGAGTCTTCTCTTTCAAGtcactctttctttaaaaaaataaatcttgattgtagtaagtattacatatgcccttcgccctctcccactccctctcccatcctcacgTCACTCCTGTCAGGAATCGTGGGCATCGGGATCAGCTGCAGTGAGAGGAGCACCATCCGCTGGACCCAGAGGTGGTTCAGACATAAAACAGCTGGGATCATTCTCAGGTGCTGCTTCTCTTGAGTGCTGAGGTGACATGGACTCTCCCCCAGTTACTGGACCGGAGCTCTACGAGCTTCAAGAGCATCTGCCTCACGTCTGCACTGCAGGGCACCTCCTGGATGATGTTCTCAATCCTCTGGATAACATCCTCCATGTCCATCCTTCCTCGTTCTGTCCAGGCATCTTTCAACTCGGGCCCTGTCAACTCCAGTAATTTTACGGCACAAACTAGGTTATCGTCCACAGGGTTAGAGAGGAGGGCTTCCAACAACTCCCGAAGAGCAGGCTGAAGAAAAGCTGTTTTGAGAACCTGTTCCTTTGTTCCTTTGATCTGCAGTCGAAGATAAAGTTCTCCCAGAAAGAGCACGAACCCATGGAATTGTGTCCGAGCTGCTTCATCCCTCTTGGCAGCTTGATCTCTAAGGTCACGTTCAGTCTGACATCTTTGAAAGAACACACGGCGGAAGCTGCCCCTCTGTGAGCTAAGGGTCAGGTGATGGGACAGGTAATTGCACAGGCGAGCTCCCACACAGCGGAACTTTGGCACGGACGTGACCTGTTCATAGATGAGGTCCACAAGTTCTTGCAAAGCCTCGTCCGTGGTGACCCGGCCACTCAGGGTCTCTGCAAATTGTTCCATGTCAGTTTCACAACTGCCAGGCAGCTCTGTCAGATGGTTCAAGAAATCCCAAACAAATATGAACAGAGGGGGCTCATCCTTGCAGAGTCCTGTGTAATTAGAAGAAGCTCAAGGGTAGAATTCAGGGCGCTGGCAGACAGCATGGACATTCAGAGGGGAGCGATGACCACCTGGGGTTTAGCTATGGTGGACTCGAACTCCCAATTCTGCTGGGGGATGGGGTTCTGGGGTCTCCTTTGTTCCAAGAATGTCCCTTTGGAGGGTTGGGAAGAGGCAGCTGGGCACTTCCTCCTGTTTCCCTCACCTGCAGGCACACAAAGGGCTCCCGTGGTCcatgcccaccccacccagggaccCTGGGTGGCTTCGGGGGTCAGGGCAAGAGGCAGACCCGCTCGCAAAACAGTTTATTTGGATAAGAACATCCTGTGCTCTGGAGTTTCAGCCTTGTTTCAGAGTAGCGACAGGAATTCCGGGTTGTGACCATAAAGTAGAAACCATCCCATTCGTCCCTGCCCTCACATACCTTGATGGCTCCTCAACCGTTTCCTCGGGTCAAAGTAGAGTTCCGGGACATTGCACTGGGTCTGAACCTCCAAGGAGAGGACCTCCGGGATCTGCAGCCTCACGGCCTGgctcctgggggagacagaggccTGAGCTGCTCAGCCTGCACCCCGCGGCTCCACACCCcactcctcctcatccttccttCAACACTCACCTGCTCAGGGCGCCCTTCACGTCCTGTGGGAAACAAAGGCACAGGTAAGTGAGGGAGCAGCGAGCTGATGGGGCTGCTGCTTCTCCCAGAGGCACAGGGGGGCCCGGCCTTGGGTGCGGGTGTGATGGGGCCTCATAGCCCGGTCGGGAGACCACCTGAATGACTCTGGAAAGTACTCCTACTGTTTCACATCTGAGGACACTTACACTTACGGGAACAGGGTCAGTTTCTCACATGTGAACAGGGGCTAAGTTTTCCTTAAGTTTCCTTTCCAAGCCCTGTACCAAGTtggggaggtgactcagctgtgagtCCAGCGAGCAGAACTCATAAGCAGGGTCAGGCCGACCCACCAGGAGCCAAAACACCATCTGATCAACACCATCTCATCGTCTGGGGACTAATATTGGATGTCTGAGACCCCCAGGCCTGCACACagcaccccagccccttcccctttgtAGCGAGTGGCTATAGAGTTAAGCCTCAGATTGACACacggcagggccacaaacaagtcccagcttggagggcagagccctcttagcataattaagcttaaccttatagccgctccctagatctttcctagGTAGctgatgggctgtgggaggtgcagcaagtgctgccaaaacaagtgaaactcacaagaacattgtaacgatggtgaccactaccttgttttgctttgtgtgctctgactgtATAATAAACACTCGGCTTGCAGGCCATGGCACTGTCTCTCTAATCAGAGGGCAGAagcccacctagccccagctttattctcttatCTGTCTTTTCTCATCCATCACTACGccccctcaggttcacccatggccatGCTGCCGTGGCACACCCCTTTATAAacctgtcccctgcacctgctgAGATTCAGGACTTGATGCTTGCAagcgccctgtcttcttggtGGGCTGGCCTTCTCAGTAAACGCCTTATAGGCCTCAACCTGCCTTCGTGATTGGACACAGAGACAGGCGGCCTTAGCCCCCCCTGGGAGTTTCCGGGTAAAAGACGGACAACCCGTGCAACGAATCCCACTCAGGCCTCTGGGACAGTCAGCACGGCTGGACACTGCTCAGCCTCTAAGCCAGGCGCCCTCCTTGCTGAGGTGCTGGGGAGCCTGTGGCTGTTAAGGGAGGGGGTGGGACGGGGACCCCTCATGCTTCCTTTGGCCTCACTTCCCTCAGAGCGCACTCCAAGAGAGGCCACGTGTCACAAAGCCTCTCGGCGGTGGGTGGGTGCACGGCGCCCAGACTGGGCACTGAGGTGGCGGCCACAGGTGACCCACGGGGATGGAGCAGCCATGAGACATGGCCACCCTGAGGGGCACCCTCCAGTTCCACCACCCAAACATGGGAAGAttagtgggggggggagggtgcgagTAGCGGGAGGTTCACCTTCCTGAGGATGGAAGGAGGGCCCAGCATTCCAGGCTGACCCATCACTCACGTGTCGGCCCCACCTGGTCCCCGCCATCATCTGACCGTCAGGATTCTGTgcccctgggacccaggcatGTGGAAGCAATAGCCATCCCGTGAGCCTGTTCAGCCGAGGAACCCACCCCCTCTACCAGCaggggaattttatttttcttgatcctcacccaaggataattttccattgatttttaggacgagtgaaagagagagggtgagtcaaagagaaacatctatgtgagagaaacacattgattggttgcctcctgcacaagcccagaCCAGAGCCTGGgacaaggaggagcctgcaaccaaagtacatgccaaagaccagaatcgaacccgggacccttccgtcctcaggctaatgctctctccactgagccaccctggatTTTTGAGCCAAATCAAATTTTCTGATTTACATATAGAGCCCTATAGACTAGTGACATCACCGTGTAGGTTTTAGTCAGTTTAATATTCTAAAAGGAATAGGcttagccctgctggtgtggctcagtggttgagcatcaacctattaaccaggaagtcagtgtttgatttcctgtcaggacacatgtccaggttgcagacccaattaatgtttctctctcattattgatgtttcaatctctctctccctctccattcctctctcaaatcaataaaaaagaaaaaatgttaaaaatgataataaataaaaataaaggaaatatgcatttatgcctagctggtttggctcagtggatagagcgtcggcctgtgggctgaatggtcccaagttcaattcccatcaagggcacatgccttggttgcaagcttgatccctggccaAGGACTGGGGcacctgagggaggcaaccaatcactgtgtcactctcacatcaacTTTGCTCTCTGTCttaccctcttccttccactccctctaaaaccACAGGAACAATACCCTTGAATGAGGACTgacaaaataactaaataaaaacagGAGAAATATGCCTTTAAATCCCCCACACTGATGTGCCATTGCTGAGTGAGGCAGGCGGTCCTCTGTTCCCACaatccccacctccccccgcagCAGCTCAGGACCCGCCACCTTGGTGTCCTCCCAGGGCACAGCCTCACCTGCAGCACCTTCTGGGCGGAGCCCTGGCATCGCTCCTCCAGCTCCAGGATGCGGCTCTCCAGCTCCCGGCTCTGCTGCCCCAGTTTGGCCTCACGCTCCCTCAGTCTCTTCAGTGTGTGCTCTTTCTCGCTCTCCAGTCTCCACAGGTAcgacctctcctcctccctcaggaaGCTGAGCAGGTTCTGGAAGTCCGCCTGGATTTTCTGTCCCTGAGCCTCTATCTTCTCCTAGAGTCAACAGAGGATGGTCAGCCCAGCTGGCAGGTCTCAGGTGTTGAGCGTCCActtatcaaccaggaggtcaaagttggattcccggtcaggacacattccCAGGTAGcaggctccatacccagtagagggcatgcaggaggcagccgatccatgattctctctcctcttggatgtttctatctctctctccctttctctctgaaataaatacaaatctacaccaattatctacactaataaaagagaaatatgtaaattgactgtacctccacaacgcccaccaaccaatcaggagggaatatgcaaattagcaggtcaaagatggctgcagcccCGACTGCCAGCGATTCCAGGAGCAGAGCCACTGGGCAGGCAGGACTCCTGCtataagggggagggagggaggtaggaagCTATAGGAGCAGTACTCTGGTCAGAAGGAAGCAAAGCATGCAGACCCTGACTGGAGCAAATGCAGAAGGCGGgggccagaggaaaaccggtgctggcagccaggtgaagaaaGATCTATTGCACGCATCTTCATGCAACCGGCcgctagtaaaaaataaaaaaagaaagttggaaACCCTGTGGGAGATGGCTCTGGGAAAACAGGCAAGAGATTCTGCTTCTCTGACAGGCTCAGGCCTCCTGGCCATTTCCTGCTGGAaggcgggaggggcagggaatgAGTTCTCATCCATGTAGACAACGAAGGACAATGGCTCCTTCTCGGGGTTTCACTTGCCCGATCTGGTTCTGTGACACCAAGGACTGTGCTTTGCCCGGTCAGACCCTACACCTAAGCGCCAGGACAGAAAAGAGCTTGACACCAAGAAATCCATGTTCTCTTTGGTCTTGctgtcgttaatcctcacccaaggatgttctTTCCAGTGATTGTCAGAGagaggggagtggaagggagggagggtggggagacagagagcaagaggaacatcaatgtgggagacaCTTCcactgttgcctcctgcacacgcccgaTGGGTGGGGATTGCACCTGAGCCCAGGGGTGCCTCCAGTGGCCCCGGCGAGAACCCCCCATTCTCACATTCCATTCGGCTATCTGCTTCACCGTGAACGCTTTCTGGCTGGCACATTCCTCTTCCagtttcctcagtttcctcaccgcTTCCTGGAGCTTTTCCTAGAGGGAGACATGGAGTGACTCTTGTGACCACACCTCGATTTTCCCTCTCACGGCAGTAACCTGACTGTCTGTGCCCAGGGTTCTCTGTCCAATGTCACCCTGATCCTCCTCTCGGCTAATGGTCAGGACACCCTGTGGGGACCTGGACTGAGCTGATTGGAAGGCTCGGGCGACACCTGCCTTTCCCTggatgccccctgcccccttgcTGTGTTTGCCACGGGGTCCTCTCACATGGAGAGCCCTCTCTTTACTCAGCACTTCCACATActgttaatgtttttaaaatatgtatatatttttattggtttcagagaggaagagagagacagaaacatcgatgagacagaatcatggatcggctgcctcctgcacaccctacagtggttggagcccgaaacccaggcatattccctgaccaggaatcccaccgtgaccttctggttcctaggtcaatgctcaaccactggttAGTGTTTAGGCTCCTTCAGGACTCACTTCTGGGAGGGCTCCCCGACACCACCAACACCCCGGGGTACCCCTTcccaccacccaggccagggAGCCAGGCCGCCCCTTCGCTggtgcatgttccctactggacAGCAGGCTGCCCACGAGGTGGACtaaatggtcccgggttcgattccggtcaaggccatgaaCCTCAGCTGCAGTTCCCGGCCCTGGTAGCCatatgtgcaagaggcaaccaatccacgtctctctcagatcaatgcttttctctctctgcccctcccttccactctctcgaaaaatcaatggaaaaatatccttggatgaggatgatcaaaacaaaacaaaaaacctcacatGTGTGCATCTGAGCACATGACGCGCTAGAACAGGGACCAGTTCATCAGGCAGCGGGGTCGTGGGTGAGTCTGACCATCCGGGAAGGTGGGCCTGGACAGCCGGGACTGGATTCAGGGAGGACGCATCCTAAAccttcccaccccgcccccctcaccctaGGAGAAAGAACAACACGAGGAAACCTAGCATTCAGGGTCCCAACCTTGGACTCCCGGCTGGATGATGGGGGTCTCGGGCGCACGAGGGGGCACTGGGCTGGATGATGGGATCTCGGGCACATGAGGGGGCACTCACCCTGTAGCCGGGGCCCGCGTCCTCCACGAGCGCCGTGGCGTGGCCCTTGTGCCGCGGGTCGCGCTCGCAGCGCCAGCAGATGAGCTGGCCCTCGTCCTCGCAGAAGAGGTGCAGCCGCTCCCCGTGCTCCTGGCAGGacagctcctgctccagctcccgGAGGGCAGCGATGAGGTTGCCCAGCTGCTTGTTGGGCCGCAGGCTGCCTCTCTGGAAGGGAGCCCGGCACTGGGGGCAGGAGAAGGTCTCCATGTACCGGTGATTTAGCGGTACGGGGAGTGCTCCCATGAAGGACAGGAGGCAGGCCTGGCAGTAGCTGTGGCCGCAGCTGATGCTCACGGGCTCGGCCATCAGCTGCAGGCAGATGGCGCAGGTGGCCTCCTCCAGCATCTTCTTGCTGGTGGTGGCCGACGCCATGCCTATGCCCAAAGCTGCAATGCCGGACCCAGAGGCTCCCCACAGCGGTGGGGGCGCACCCACCCCGCGCTTCTTGTGGGCGTCCGGCTGCTGTGTCCCCACGGGCCTTGAGGATTATCTGGAGGAAGAAACGTCTGCAATGTGGACGATGCAGAGAGCAGCTGTGCTGGGGAACAGAGTAGGACCCCAACTCCATTTActaaaatgaaatggaatttcACATTCAGGcgtatcctcacccgaggatgttcttcattgatttgtagagagagtggtggggagggggagagacagagagaaacatccatgggttgcctcccacatgcactctgaccagggccagagatggaacctgcaacccaggtgcgtgcccttgactgcagtcgaacccaggacccttcagtccacaggccaatgctctatccactgagccacactgggtagGACTGGTCACATTTCAATTGCTTCATGGCCACGGGGGGCTGCATGAAGCCCCAATATAGACCATCCGTCACAGGGGAAGGTGGTGTTGGACCCCAGACACAGGGAGGGCGAGAGGGAGGTGGGATACCCCGCCACTCCAGGGACTCAGTAAGAGCCTGGGAGAATCTCTCCCCGCTGAGGAACATGAATAATAATCAGGAATAACTGGTTCCAGGATCCTTGCTTTGCAACTTGAGGAACCGGATGGATTCGGAAGATTCCATTGAAACAGTGACTGTGGACCCGCtgagcctcccaccccagcctttcTCCCCGACTGCCCCCAACAGAGAACAAAGTCTGGCCAGGGCGCTCAGTAGCAGAGCATCCACTGGGCACCCAGGcctcccaggttcaattctcaggttcaattctctcTCCCCGCACcctctccagctgccctcccttctgttctctgtaagaaacaatgaaaaaatctCCTCCAGTGAAACCCAACCTGGATGACCCGGAAGTAAACAAGGCCACCCTCCAGGCCCTCCCTGACCTGAGAGGCGCCGGGCtggctggctcagtggctgagtgtggaCTTTtggaccaggaagtcagggttcgattcctggtcagggcacaggccttggttgtgggctccatccccaatggggggggaAGGGTGCAGGGGAAacatcatctatgtttctctctcccctctcccttcctctctgaaatcaataaaaatattttctaaaaaaaggtaaagacctgggctgggcacagaggggCGGGTCCTGGAGGACCAGTCAGGTGACCTCTCCCCTCCAGCCAGGACTGTCTCCCAGGAGAAGTTCCAGGCACCTGGAAccctggggggatggagggggaggaaatgggaagaCAACACCCCAAGTTCCTCCAGGGAGGACCCAGGAACCGGACAGCTAAGGAGGGACCTTGAGCCCTAGCCCGGGGCTGCAGCTCCTGGGAGCAGAGAGAGGTGGGCAGGCTGCAGAGCGACCTTGCTTGGACCTGACAATGGTGGGAACACAGCCCGCATTCCCTGAAACCACGGAAGGCCTCTTTCTCTGTCACCACGGCAGCCTCCGGGGCCACAGAGTCTCTGCTCAGAGTCCCTTCCTGGGCGGGTGATTCCCCCGGGACACTCTCCTGTCCTCTGTGGTTGGACTGTGTCCTCAGGACAGGACCTGCCCTCCGGGGCCCCCGGGGTGCctgtccaggcctccactccccTCACCTCGCACCCCGGATCTCCTGAGGTGGATCAGCTTGGAGTTTGGTGGAAGGAAAGCGGCCGCGGGGAAGGGCGGCCgggcaggggcctggagggaCAGAGTCCTGAGGCCCTGGTGTCTGaaacctgcccctccctgcctcctggggccCCCCACTGCACCCCCTTCCTGTCCACACACCGGGTGTCAGGACCCTCCCTGGGAgaccccccttccccctgccaccctccccagTACCTGGGCCACCACTTGCTGGAGGGAGTTGCCTGGAGCACCCACTTCCTAGGTCCTGGGCTGGAGGTTCAAGTAGAAGTGGAACTGCCTGAGGTGAGGGGCGGACCCTGCTCCCTTTGGGAGGAAACCAGGAAATGGCCCTAAGCTTTTgcacctggctgggctgggccctaaGAGTGTGcaggtggctgggctgggcctggcaggGTGAGGAGTAGTGGGAATTAGTCCTTCTTCTGCAGCCACCAGGAAAGAGGACAGGGCcctaaccagcttggctcagtggatagagcatgggcctgtggactgaaaggttccaggttcgattctgctcaagggcacacaccttgtttgcaggcacatccccagtaggaggtgtgcaggaggcagctgatcaatgtttctcccattggtgtttctctcacatagatgttgctaaatctctatccctccctcttcctatctgtaaaatatcaacaaaatatatatatttttaaaatgagtgggGGGACAAAAGAAGGGGCCGGTCCTCAATGGGACCTGGGCTCTGGGCCAGCAGGAGCGTCTGAGGTCGCGAGATCGGGTAGCAGCACAGCCCTCAGGCCCGACTGCAgctcttcctgccctggccactgaCCAACCctctagggggcagatgctattttattttctgctattTTGGGTCCCTATTCTGTCATCACTGCTCTGAAGGGGGTGATGGAAAGGGCTGGTGACCTccgccctccttctcctcctcaggTCGCTCTGCAGGGTCAGACACTCCTCAGCATCACCAGCAGCCAGGACCCAGCTGGGAGCCGGGAGCCAGGGAGACGCCAGGCCACTGTGGGGGTGGCACTTACAGCAAAAGGACTGCAGGGCCCAGCCCGTGTGTCTGGGGTTGAGCGTCCACCAACCTACAAACCAAGAgctcacggttccattcccggtcacaGGCCCGGGTTATgtacttgatccccagtgggggcggcaggaggcagccaatggatcattctcatcattgatgtttctctctctctccctctcccttcctctctgaaatcaattataaaataatattttttaaaaatggcctgTCCAGCCCAACCTACaattattctcttctttttttcaatcctcactcgtggatgttttttccatcttattttagtgagagtggaagggagagtaaagaggggtgagagagagagaaacatcaaaatgagagAGACTCCTtgaccaaggtacgtgcccttgacctggaatcaaacccgaggccCTTTGGTcgacaggccgatgctctatccactgagcgataTTGATATTTTTTCCCTCAGCAAACACTCAGGCTCCTTAGacaccccacctccccgccccccgccccccaggctgtGTGTTCCCTTCAGCTTTCTGAGGGTCAGTTCCTGCTCCAGGCTGCTCCTATGGGCCTCGCggtgccccctagtggtcaggcAGGGTTCGTTGCTCAGCTCTGTGGCCCCTGCAGAAGGTCAGGCCTCACAgaggggctcagggctgagcccaGGAGTTCATCAgcagcctcctccccccacaggtCCCCCTAGCACCTTCCATGTGTGGGGGCTCCCTTTTGAGAACCCCTGGCTTAGACAAAAGGGAAGCTGTGCCTTCACGGGCTCTGCTGCCTTCTTCCCGGgaccacagagagcagggggTATGGCCCTCACCCCTTTGAGGCCACTGTTCGGCCAGGAGATGAAGGCTCACCCCCCAAAGAGTTATGGCTGCGGGATCGCTGCCAGACtgggtgggagagaaggcagaCAAGGAAGAACACATGgttcacccccagccccactcacCGAGGGTTAAagtcccctctcccaccctgagccagggccagaggcGGCTGGGTGACCCTGTACCCATGGGGGTGGCACGCTGCAGGGGGTCCTGGTCGGGGGACATTGAGAAACACCCACAAtagcccactcccaccccggGAACAGGGGCGATCTGGGTGAGGAGTCAGCAAGGCCAGGTCACTCGGCTGCTTATGTAACAGCCCCAGCGTGACCTTCATGGGCGGTGACTGTGCTGACTGGGCACACGTGTGTGTACACACAGACAGCATGCCGAGGCCACAGCTACATGCAACACTTTTTTTCTGGCAATTTCATGCATCAAATTGTCTTTATTCGTCCTAAGCAAACTCAGTCAGAGGCACAAATTGCAtgaatttttaaagggaaaaagcaGAGACTATGGACATGCCGGCTGGCACACCCAGAAGAGGCAGTGAGGAGGCAGACAGAAAGATGTGAACTGGGAgccggctggtgtgctcagtggttgagcagtgacctaagaaccaggaggtcagggttcaattcccggtcagggcagatgcccgggtAATGGCCTCCACCCCCattgaggggcatgcaggaggcagctgatcagtgattctccctcacaATGTTCTTCCACTTCCCCGACAGCGCTTCCTAAATGTATCAGGCGTGTGAAACTGATCACAGTGCTGGACGTGCCCGCGGGCCAGGGTGGGCCTGAGCTCTCACACTTCTATGTGTGTctatacaaatacatacatatatacacatgtctacacatgcacacatagatAAATGTACATATCTATATTCTCACACATAATTTTACATGTATAAGTTCTACATGTTGGATTTTTTGTAGTTATCATTTTtttggttttataattttttttagtttttaaaatatattttttattgacttcagacaggaagggggagagagagagagatagaaacatcaatgatgagagagaatcattgatccaaagcctccagccagccccacactggggatcgagcccgcaacctgggcatatgccctgacctgggttggaaccctgacttcctggttcataggtcgatgctcaatcactgagacatgccagccaggctaccagtgattttttagagagtggaagggacggggagagacagagagacaaacacATCAATGGGTAGAGGTTCGTGCCcttggaatggaacctgggaaccttctgtccacaggctgaacctgtatccactgagccaaaccagctagggcagtgatggcgaacctatgacacgcgtgtcagcactgacatgtgtagccatttctgatgacacgcggccgcatgctgaggatgaaacatttgctgctcctgaggatgaaacatttgcaactagagtcttggagttagttttttcctcaaagtgacacactacccgagttatgctcagttttttggcgaagtttgacacaccaagctcaaaagtttgcccatcactgggctagggcaacacagttcattttattttattttattttattttattttattttttttattttatt is a window encoding:
- the LOC103291289 gene encoding E3 ubiquitin-protein ligase TRIM38-like; translated protein: MASATTSKKMLEEATCAICLQLMAEPVSISCGHSYCQACLLSFMGALPVPLNHRYMETFSCPQCRAPFQRGSLRPNKQLGNLIAALRELEQELSCQEHGERLHLFCEDEGQLICWRCERDPRHKGHATALVEDAGPGYREKLQEAVRKLRKLEEECASQKAFTVKQIAEWNEKIEAQGQKIQADFQNLLSFLREEERSYLWRLESEKEHTLKRLREREAKLGQQSRELESRILELEERCQGSAQKVLQDVKGALSRSQAVRLQIPEVLSLEVQTQCNVPELYFDPRKRLRSHQGLCKDEPPLFIFVWDFLNHLTELPGSCETDMEQFAETLSGRVTTDEALQELVDLIYEQVTSVPKFRCVGARLCNYLSHHLTLSSQRGSFRRVFFQRCQTERDLRDQAAKRDEAARTQFHGFVLFLGELYLRLQIKGTKEQVLKTAFLQPALRELLEALLSNPVDDNLVCAVKLLELTGPELKDAWTERGRMDMEDVIQRIENIIQEVPCSADVRQMLLKLVELRSSNWGRVHVTSALKRSST